The Zalophus californianus isolate mZalCal1 chromosome 8, mZalCal1.pri.v2, whole genome shotgun sequence genome has a segment encoding these proteins:
- the LOC118357300 gene encoding signal-regulatory protein beta-1-like has product MPAPASPPRLPRPSLLLPLLLGLTGVAGETELQVIQPEKSMSVAAGQTATLHCILTSLLPSGPVEWFRGTGPARQLIFSFRGGHYPRVTNVADITKRNTTDFSIRISNITPADAGTYYCVKFQKGTPDVEFKSGPGTRMFVRVEDRRWG; this is encoded by the exons ATGCCCgcacctgcctccccaccccgcctGCCTCGGCCATCCCTGCTGCTGCCTCTGCTGCTGGGCCTCACAG GTGTGGCAGGTGAAACGGAGCTGCAGGTGATCCAGCCTGAGAAGTCAATGTCTGTCGCAGCAGGACAGACAGCCACTCTGCACTGCATCCtgacctccctgctccccagtggGCCGGTTGAGTGGTTCAGGGGAACAGGGCCAGCCCGGCAGTTAATCTTCAGTTTCAGAGGAGGCCACTACCCCCGAGTAACAAATGTTGCAGACATCACAAAGAGAAACACCACGGACTTTTCCATCCGCATCAGTAACATCACCCCAGCAGATGCTGGTACCTACTACTGTGTGAAGTTCCAGAAAGGGACCCCTGACGTGGAGTTTAAGTCTGGACCAGGCACCAGGATGTTTGTACGTG TTGAGGATAGAAGATGGGGATAG